In one Alnus glutinosa chromosome 12, dhAlnGlut1.1, whole genome shotgun sequence genomic region, the following are encoded:
- the LOC133851950 gene encoding tropinone reductase-like 1, producing the protein MSSASSIASYKRLEGKVAIITGGASGIGASAVRIFHDHGAKVVIADIQDDLGEAIAKNLGDDVCYIHCDVSKEDDVSDLVDATIAKYGKLDIMYNNAGVLDSAFGGILDTTKADLDKCIGVNLVGAFLGAKHAARVMVPQRKGVILFTASACTAIGGLSTHSYAASKYAIWGLARNLASELGKYSIRVNCVSPFAVLTGMNSKGIDADDFAKMEVAVSAMGNLKGEVLKAEGIARAALFLASDEANFVSGLNLVVDGGFSVVNPTLMMMADQIVS; encoded by the exons ATGAGTTCTGCTTCTTCAATTGCATCTTACAAAAG GCTAGAGGGGAAGGTGGCAATTATCACTGGGGGTGCAAGCGGGATTGGAGCAAGCGCTGTGCGCATATTCCACGACCATGGCGCCAAAGTTGTCATAGCCGACATCCAAGACGACCTCGGCGAAGCCATTGCCAAGAACCTAGGCGACGATGTCTGCTACATCCACTGCGACGTATCAAAGGAAGACGACGTCAGCGATCTCGTGGACGCAACCATTGCCAAATACGGAAAGCTCGACATCATGTACAACAACGCCGGCGTCCTAGACAGCGCATTTGGGGGCATTCTGGACACCACGAAGGCAGACCTGGACAAATGCATCGGCGTTAACTTGGTCGGAGCTTTCTTAGGAGCCAAGCACGCTGCGAGAGTCATGGTGCCCCAACGCAAGGGTGTCATACTGTTCACTGCCAGCGCTTGTACAGCAATAGGAGGGCTTTCAACTCACTCTTATGCCGCGTCCAAATACGCTATATGGGGCCTGGCCCGGAACCTGGCGTCGGAGCTTGGGAAATACAGCATAAGAGTGAACTGTGTTTCGCCTTTTGCCGTGCTGACCGGCATGAATTCGAAGGGAATAGATGCAGATGATTTTGCGAAAATGGAAGTTGCGGTGAGCGCGATGGGGAACCTCAAGGGAGAAGTACTTAAGGCGGAGGGCATTGCGCGGGCTGCGCTCTTCCTGGCTAGCGACGAAGCCAATTTTGTTAGTGGACTCAACCTTGTGGTCGATGGTGGATTCAGTGTCGTCAATCCTACCCTCATGATGATGGCTGATCAAATTGTTTCATAA